From the Candidatus Eisenbacteria bacterium genome, one window contains:
- a CDS encoding alpha/beta hydrolase, whose amino-acid sequence MNPSNCHIHATQIDVRIDKETQVPGRAWCAERPRALVAIIHGLGEHSGRYAALAGALVDHRFTVVSLDLPGHGEAIGPRGHVKSWTMLRDLVVPAMFTVTRGMLGQPPDLPIILVGHSMGGLLALDYALAHPKTILGLVLSAPAVRSNPPPAWKMTLARIAHSLSPSAGFSNGLDESGISRDPEVLMARSQDPLVHNKISPRLYFGLEEARRRVMTEARRLAVPTLILQGAADRVVNPSGSLELNGLAPHGMVRLITYRDGYHEVFNDLSRDQAIQDLLGWLDAILVV is encoded by the coding sequence TTGAACCCCTCGAACTGCCATATCCACGCCACGCAGATTGACGTCCGCATCGACAAGGAAACCCAGGTCCCGGGCCGGGCCTGGTGCGCCGAGCGTCCACGAGCGCTGGTCGCCATCATTCATGGCCTGGGCGAGCACAGCGGCCGCTATGCCGCGCTCGCGGGAGCGCTGGTCGACCACCGCTTCACGGTGGTGTCTCTGGACTTGCCGGGTCACGGCGAGGCGATCGGGCCCCGGGGCCACGTGAAGTCGTGGACCATGCTGCGCGACCTCGTCGTGCCCGCGATGTTCACCGTCACGCGCGGGATGCTGGGACAGCCGCCGGACCTGCCCATCATCCTGGTCGGCCACAGCATGGGGGGGCTTCTGGCGCTGGACTACGCGCTCGCCCATCCCAAGACCATCCTGGGGCTCGTGCTCTCGGCCCCCGCGGTGCGCAGCAATCCGCCGCCGGCGTGGAAGATGACGCTGGCAAGGATCGCGCACTCCCTGTCGCCGAGCGCCGGCTTCTCGAACGGCCTCGACGAGAGTGGCATCTCTCGCGATCCGGAGGTGCTGATGGCGCGGAGCCAGGATCCACTGGTCCACAACAAGATCAGCCCGAGGCTCTATTTCGGGCTCGAAGAGGCTCGCCGACGCGTGATGACGGAAGCGCGGCGACTCGCGGTGCCCACCCTGATCCTCCAGGGCGCGGCCGATCGCGTGGTGAACCCTTCGGGCTCGCTCGAGCTCAACGGCCTGGCGCCACACGGGATGGTGCGGCTCATCACCTATCGCGATGGATACCACGAGGTGTTCAACGATCTCTCGCGCGATCAGGCGATCCAGGATCTGCTGGGCTGGCTGGACGCGATCCTGGTGGTCTAG
- a CDS encoding dihydrofolate reductase family protein → MTRVRVHNFTISLDGYGAGPRQTREEPLGVGGEALHDWYIPTRTFQRMGGKTGTTGVDDDFAARFGEGVGAWIMGRNMFGPIRGPWPDDAWRGWWGKNPPYHGPVFVLTHHGRPPAQMEGGTVFHFVTGGVREALERATAAAAEKDVQIGGGVSTVRQYLEAGLIDELHVAISPRLLGSGEHLFYGLDLTALGYECTTHVPTAGATHAVLTKSARHPSRDG, encoded by the coding sequence ATGACTCGTGTACGCGTCCACAACTTCACGATCTCGCTCGACGGCTACGGAGCCGGCCCGCGCCAGACTCGCGAGGAGCCCCTCGGCGTCGGTGGTGAAGCGTTGCACGACTGGTACATCCCTACGCGCACGTTCCAGCGGATGGGCGGGAAGACCGGCACGACCGGCGTCGATGACGATTTCGCGGCGCGATTCGGGGAGGGCGTCGGCGCGTGGATCATGGGACGCAACATGTTCGGCCCGATTCGCGGTCCCTGGCCCGATGACGCCTGGCGCGGCTGGTGGGGAAAGAACCCGCCGTATCACGGCCCGGTGTTCGTGCTGACGCATCATGGCCGCCCGCCCGCCCAGATGGAAGGCGGTACGGTCTTCCACTTCGTCACGGGCGGTGTTCGCGAGGCTCTGGAGCGCGCCACGGCGGCAGCGGCCGAGAAGGACGTGCAGATCGGAGGCGGCGTATCGACGGTGCGCCAGTATCTCGAAGCGGGGCTCATCGACGAGCTGCACGTGGCGATCTCGCCAAGATTGCTCGGCTCCGGCGAGCATCTGTTCTACGGCCTCGATCTCACGGCCTTGGGCTATGAGTGCACCACCCATGTGCCGACCGCGGGCGCAACCCATGCCGTGCTGACAAAGTCCGCTCGTCATCCGTCCCGGGACGGATAG